A segment of the Geoglobus ahangari genome:
GGCTGTTCTACCCAGCAACCATAGGCGGGGCGAAGCTGGTGTTTCCGGGGAGATACGGGGTGGACAACCTCGGCCCGGTCGTTGAGCTGATGGAGAGCGAGGGGGTCACTGTTACAGCAGGAGCACCGGCCATATTCCTTCCAATGCTCAACTACCTGCAGAGCCTCGACAGGAAGCCAAAGCTCAATGTGAGGGCGTGGAGTGGAGCGACTGAGCCACCACTTGCGATGATGAAGGGTCTGCTCGAGTTTGGCATTGAGGTCATCCACGCCTACGGCGCGACTGAAACAACTCCTCTCGTCTGCTACAACTTCCTGAAGCCGGGGCTCGAAAACCTCAGCGAGGAGGAGAAGTGGGAGATGAGGAGAAAGCAGGGAATCCCGGTGTTTGGAGTAGAAGTCATGCTCGCGGACGAGAACGGGAACCCGCTTCCGTGGGACGGGAAGAGCATAGGAGAGCTCTACATCCGCGGCCACTGGGTCACAGGGAGTTACTACAACGATCCGAGAACCATAGACTCGTTCGTAGAGGACGGGTTCCTGAGGTGGTGGAAGAGCGGGGATGCGGCGACGATAGACGAGCACGGGTACATAAAGATCGTGGACAGATTCAAGGACCTAATCAAGAGCGGTGGAGAGTGGATAAGCAGCGTGGACCTCGAGAACTACCTTGTCGCTCACCCGGCGGTGCTCGAAGCCTGCGTCGTTGGAATCCCGCACCCCAAGTGGGAGGAGAGGCCATTAGCCTTCGTTGTGGTGAAAGAGGAGTTTAGGGGCAAGGTCACGAAGGAGGAGCTTCTCGACCACCTCAGGCAGAGGTTCGCCAAGTGGCAGCTTCCGGACGAGATCCTGTTCGTGGACGAGATACCAAAGACGAGCGTTGGAAAGGCCAGCAAGAGGACTCTGAGGGAGCAGTACAAGGATTTCTACATGCAGTAGGCTGAAGAGCTGTTAAATCTTTATTTTTAATTCCCTTCTCAGATCTGCAAGGTGCAGAGGATTCCGTGCAGAGTATTTAAATGGGAAAATGCACTGAACATAATGGACATACAAACCGAACTGGCAGACATAAAGAGAATCTTGACCGAAATGTCCAGAAAGCTTGATGAGTTACTTGAAGAGAAGGAAATTACAGCCATGATGAAGCTGTCAGAAGTTAGCTTAAAGGACTTTCTCGATGATGAGCCGGATATTTATTCGATAAAAGATGTGAAGGTCAGATACAGATGAAAGGAAAAGTGGTTCTCGTTCCATTTCCATTTACCGATCTCTCGGCTTCAAAGCTCAGACCAGCACTCGTTCTGCACGAAGGAAGTAGAGATGTTGTTGTAGCGTTTATTTCTTCAAAAGTTCCCACTGATCCTGCAGAATCTGATGTGGTTATATCCCAAAACCATCCAGAATTTCCTTTGACGGAAATCACAGCACTTTAAATAAAAACAGGGGATGGAGGTTTGTTGGGATCGCGAAGAGAGGCAACAACTCGATTTACTTCACAACAGGATACCCCTTGCTCGCCCACGCGGTTATCCCACCCCTGATCTCGTAGACCTTCTGGAACCCGAGCTCCTTCATTATGGGCATTGTGTTGCCCGTCCTGTGGCCTGTCCTGCAGTAGATCAGGTACGTCTTGCTCTTGTCGAGCTTGTTCAGCTCCTCCTTGAACGTCGGGGAGTAGTAGTCAATGTTTATGGCCTTTGGAATGTGACCGGCCTTGTACTCCTGAGGTGTGCGGATGTCGATTATGACGAAGTCCGGGTTGTTGGCATTCTCCTGAATGAGCTTGTAGGCCTCGTCGGGGCTTATGGTCTTGAAGACCTGAGACTGCTGCGATGAACAGCCAGCCAGCAGGGCAGCAGCAACCACCATCAGAGCGAGAAAGAGCTTCGCATGCCTCATGTAACAGCGTTTCGACAGGATGGATAAATATGTCGCGGG
Coding sequences within it:
- a CDS encoding long-chain fatty acid--CoA ligase; this translates as MRYVKGFTATTMDDYQLNLINILKRAATYFPDREIVSRLHSGELLRYNYREAYERVRRLASSLERIGINPADRVGVLSWNTHRFYELFFAIPGMGAVLLEMNLRLHPNEIVYVANHSKAKAIFVDETLLPLAEAIAPHIKAEKYIIMADGDLPETKLENVYSYEDLVNEGDPDYEFPVVDERSAGTACYTSGTTGNPKGVYYSQRALVLHSLAELHAIGIKPEDVYMQLVPMFHANGWGLFYPATIGGAKLVFPGRYGVDNLGPVVELMESEGVTVTAGAPAIFLPMLNYLQSLDRKPKLNVRAWSGATEPPLAMMKGLLEFGIEVIHAYGATETTPLVCYNFLKPGLENLSEEEKWEMRRKQGIPVFGVEVMLADENGNPLPWDGKSIGELYIRGHWVTGSYYNDPRTIDSFVEDGFLRWWKSGDAATIDEHGYIKIVDRFKDLIKSGGEWISSVDLENYLVAHPAVLEACVVGIPHPKWEERPLAFVVVKEEFRGKVTKEELLDHLRQRFAKWQLPDEILFVDEIPKTSVGKASKRTLREQYKDFYMQ
- a CDS encoding rhodanese-like domain-containing protein: MRHAKLFLALMVVAAALLAGCSSQQSQVFKTISPDEAYKLIQENANNPDFVIIDIRTPQEYKAGHIPKAINIDYYSPTFKEELNKLDKSKTYLIYCRTGHRTGNTMPIMKELGFQKVYEIRGGITAWASKGYPVVK
- a CDS encoding type II toxin-antitoxin system PemK/MazF family toxin; the protein is MKGKVVLVPFPFTDLSASKLRPALVLHEGSRDVVVAFISSKVPTDPAESDVVISQNHPEFPLTEITAL